The Lathyrus oleraceus cultivar Zhongwan6 chromosome 5, CAAS_Psat_ZW6_1.0, whole genome shotgun sequence genome includes the window gaggatgattgCAAGCGCTCCTACAGACTTTACTGACATGGTAAACATGGGAGTCCGTTTAGAGGAAGCAGTTCGAGAAGGGCGTCTAGTCAGAGAAGGAAGTTCATCTTCAAGCGGGGCAAAGAAGTACGGCGGTTTTATGAAAAAGAAGGAACAAGAAACTAATGCTGTGTCCTATAATCATCCAAGAAGGATCAATTATCCTTACCATTCCCAACACCAACATATAGCAGTCGTGACTCCAGTAATCACTTCCGCTCCAGTTCAAGTCCAATACCCTCAGCAGCGTACCAACCGCTTCCAACAGAAtactcagtatcagcaacaacatcaacctcaacaacatcaacatcagtTACAACAACGTCCACCACAGCAGCAAAGAAGAAccaattttgatccaattccaatgtcatatgcagaattgtatccaaCTTTGATCACTAAAAACCTTGTGCAACCACGACCACGACCTCTTGTACCAGAAGTGCTACcttggtggtacaagccagaggTATCTTGTCCCTTTCATCAGAATGCTCCAGGTCATGACTTAGACAACTGTTTTGCTTTAAAGTTGGAAGTACAGAAGTTGACAAGAGCAGGTATCCTGACCTTCAAGAACATGGGTCCCAATGTGAAGGACAATCCAATGCCAAGTCATGGTCCTTCATCAGTGAACAATATAGAAGTTTGTCTCAATGAACAACGTGTTACGAAGATAGAGGAGATTCGGCGGTCTTTGGTTGAAATTCATTCTGTTTTATGTGCTCATGGTCTATTCCAACATGACCACCATATCTGTGGTACATGTTCAGTCAAGTCAAGAGGTTGTAGGAAGATTCAAGATGATTTGCAAGGCGTCCTTGATCAGGGTTTGATTCAGATTTCTAGACAAGTGAGTTCTCCAGAATCACAAGAACAAGAAGTGAATGTCATCATTCCTTGCTTCAACATTCCAGAGAAAGTAGAGATAGCTTATCATCCGAGGGAGCCGGTGGTGATTTGCCCTCCGGGCCCAATGCCTTACACTTCAGATAAAGCGGTCCCCTACCGCTATGCAGCAACTATTATTGAGAACGGTAAAGAGGTCGAGATTAAAACCTTAGCCTCAGTTACCAATATCGCAGCAAATAGTCGAATGACGCGCAGTGGCCGCGTGTTCGCTCCGCCGGTTATCCCAAGTAGAAATGTTGAGAAAGATCCAGTAGTCGTGGTACCAGTGACAAGAGAAGCAGAAGGGCAAACAAGCAATTCAACCCTTGACAAAGAAACAGATGAACTACTCAGAATTATCAAGCTCAGTGACTACAAAGTGGTAGATCAGTTGCTacagacaccgtcaaaaatctcaATCCTGTCCTTATTATTGAACTCAGCTGTCCACAGAGAAGCACTACTGAAGGTGCTTGATCAAGCCTTTGTAGAACAGGATATAACAGCAGAGCAGTTCAACAATGTTGTAGGCAGCATCACTTCGTGCAATGGCTTAGGCTTTCGTGATGAAGAACTGCCAGAAGAAGGAAAGAATCACAACTTCGCTCTCCATATCTCAGCCAATTGTCAAGGGGATTCTTTGTCTAATATCCTAATTGACACCGGTTCATCTCTGAATGTCATGCCCAAGTCTACCTTGTTGAAGCTAAAGTACAAAGGGGGGCAAATGTGTCACAGTGGAATTATTGTGAAAGCGTTCGATGGATCAAGAAAAAGAGTCATTGGAGAAGTTGATTTGCCTATTGGTATTGGACCACACGTattccagatcactttccaggttatggacataGTGCCAGCTTATAGCTGTCTGCTCGGAcgcccatggattcatgaggcgggTGCCATTACATCCACGttacaccaaaagttaaagtttgtcaagaatgggcAAATAGTGACGGTTAATGGGGAGCAGGCTATGCTGATTAGCCACCTTTCATCGTTTAGTGTGATAGAAGTAGACGAGACGGCTGTTGAAACTCCATTTCAGACCCTGACCATTGATGATCACAAGAAAAGTGAAGGTTCAATCGCGTCATTCAAAGACGCCCAGCAGATTGTCAAGACAGGTCCTACAGAAATATGGGGCAAGGTGATAGAGTTGCCAGAAAACGTTAACCATACAGGATTAGGCTTTGTTGGTGGAAAACAAGTGCAGACTTCAGTGGTGCGACCTTTCAAAGATATCTTTCACAGCGGTGGGTTTATCAACATGGTAGCAGTTGAAGAGGATACTTTTGAGAAAAAGACAGAAGCCGAAGGCCCCAGATTTGTGACACTaggagtagttatgaagaactggaccgcagttgacatcccacattgtgtccacatatcaaagtaattaagctCGTCAGTTTTAAAAAATcttccgctttagcccaaagcgcgaagcattaattttgtaaaatgggcacttttgtcaaaaacgtactatcaatgaaaaagatcttttgtgttccCATACACTTGTGTCTTTTTATCTTTTCAGCCttttcggaaaatggtaacaaaaaaaaaccttaaaaagaacacatttttgcatgtcatggtcagtcctctaaaaacGATTGTTTGTGTaggttacttaaacccgttgaacacaatgacatcatgccctctcccaactttgaacattctatattcgaagctgaagaggaagagtgggatgagattccagaagaggtcgcccgccagcttgaaaatgaagaagacactattcagccatacaaggaacctttggaaacaatcaacttgggttcggaagaaaatgtgaaagaagtcaaaattggagcattgttatccccacaggtcaaggagcaattgatcatcctgttgaaagagtatgtagatgtgtttgcttggtcttatcaagatatgcctggtctcgacactgacatcgtagagcacaagctacctttgaagccagaatgtccaccgatcaaacagaaattaagaaggacacatccagatatggccgtcaagattaaagaagaagttctgaagcaaatagatgctggttttcttgccacttcagtgtatccagagtggatagcaaatattgtgtcagttcctaagaaggacgggaaggtacgaatgtgtgtcgactatcgtgacttaaatagagcaagcccaaaggatgatttccccctgcctcacattgacatgttggtagacaatacaacaaagtttgacatattctccttcatggacggattctccgggtataaccagatcaaaatggctaccgaagacatggaaaaaactaccttcataacaccatggggaacattctgttatcaagtaatgctgtttgggttgaagaacgcaggtgctacttaccagcgagccatgacaacgctctttcacaacatgatgcacaaagagattgaggtttatgtggatgacatgatcgcgaagtctcgttcagaagaaggtcacttagtagatctattgaagttgtttcaacgattgaggaagttctgtcttcgcctcaatccgaacaaatgcacatttggtgtcaggtcaggtaaactcttgggcttcattgtcagccaaaaaggcattgaagttgatccagataaagtaaaagctatccaagagatgcccACACCAAAAATagaaaggcaagtgagaggttttctaggacgattgaattacatatcccggtttatttctcacatgactgccacttgtgaacctatcttcaaattgctgagaaagagtcagaattgtgtttggacagaggattgtcagaaagcatttgacagtatcaaagagtacctcatggagcctcctatcttgttaccacctgttgctggaagaccgttggttatgtatttgacagtgcttgagaattctatgggctgtattctgggtcaacaagacgaaactggaaagaaagagcatgccatttactacttaagcaagaaatttactgactgtgaatcacgatactccgtactcgagaagacatgttgtgcattggcttgggctgctaagagattgaggcagtatatgttaagtcacaccacttggttgatatccaaaatggatccaatcaagtacatttttgagaagcctgcactcactggtaagattgcaagatggcagatgctgttatcagaatacgacattgagtatcatacccagaaagctatcaagagcagtgtgttggctgagtaccttgctcaccaacccgttgaagatcaggatgataatgaggatgagtttcctgatgaagatgtcatgttcctaaaatccagagattgtaaagagccacttcctgaagaagggcctgaaccagattctcaatggggtttagtatttgatggagcttccaacgtttatggacatggagtaggtgcagtcattatcactccagaaggttctcatattcctttcacggcaagaatttgctttgaatgtacaaacaacattgctgaatatgaagcctgtatcatgggtcttgaagaagccattgacctccgcatcaaaaatcttactgtttatggtgactcagcgttagttatcaatcagatcaaaggagaatgggaaacacgccaccctggcttgatcccatacaaagactatgcaagaagattgttgactttcttcaccaaggttgaattgcatcacattcctcgggatgagaatcatatggcggatgctctagctacgttgtcttcaatgtatcaagtgggttttccaaacgaagtacccagaattgtgatcaagcgacttgatagaccagcacatgtgtttacagctgaggccagttttgatgataaaccatggtaccacgatatcaagcatttccttcagactcaagagtatcctcttggagcaacagaaaaagataaaaagactttgagaagattgtcaggcaaattcttccttaatcagaatgtactctataagaggaattatgacatggtcttactcagatgtgttgacaaaaaggaagcagaaatgttgatgaaagaagttcacgaagggtcctttggtactcatgcaaacggccactctatgtcaagaaagatgttgagagctggttactactggttgaccatggaatcagattgctacaaatttgtaaagaagtgtcacaaatgtcagatctacgctgataaggttcatgtaccaccaacccttttgaatgtgatttctgctccttggccattctcaatgtggggcattgacatgatcggtatgattgaacccaaagcttccaacggacaccgtttcattctcgtggcaattgattacttcaccaaatgggtggaagcagcttcgtatgcaaaggtgacaaagcaagtggtggtcagattcatcaaaaataatctcatttgccgatatggcattccaaacaagatcatcactgacaatggctccaatctgaacaacaaaatgatggatgaattatgtgaaagtttcaggatcgagcatcacaactcttctccttaccgtcccaagatgaatggggcagttgaagctgcaaataagaatatcaagaagatcattcaaaagatggttgttacctacaaagattggcatgaaatgctgccttttgcactacacggatatagaacatcagtccgtacttcaactggggcaaccccattttcacttgtatacggtatggaagctgtgttaccgatagaggttgaaattccatcaatgaggatactaatggaaactcagttgtcagaggctgaatggtgtcaaagcagatacgatcagttgaatttgattgaagaaaaaagaatgactgccttgtgccatggacagttatatcaaaagagaatgaagcaggcatttgataggaaggttaagccgagagaattcaaagagggtgaccttgtgctcaagaagatgatactatttcacaatgattctaggggcaagtggactcctaactatgaaggaccctatgttgtcaagaaagccttctcaggcggtgctttaattcttacaaacatggatggtgaagagcttccacgtcccgtgaatacagatgcagtcaagaaatacttcgcctaaaaaatgaaaagaacagctcgctaagttgaaaacccgaaagggcggcttaggcaaaaatgagcgtctcggtggactgaaaacctgaaagggcggtccaagcaaaattagagacataaaaaaacaaagagaatattatcccggtagattgaaaacccgaaagggcaatctaggcaaaagttagggatttcaggcaagtaactgcataacagagataagatcattgaagtatcagaatattttcaacagttctccaactttctcaaggctgcaatacaggtcaaaagtggaagagagaatgatgtcattgtagttcaacgtaccctttttccacgaaattaccattttccaatttgtaaagatctatggaatcacgctgttggctgattaccatcctatcaaatcaatttgagcctttctatatttcttggcactcttaattttcatttcaatttacgaaagttcttttactttgacagatatgttttgaaacaaaagttttgaattaaaaacagtttttgaaaatataaagattatttattttgatttgtggacatcaataaaaggattgagacatgtggtcccagtaattctgaaatcatgtgattccaactagacatgttcatgttactatccttatatgtatatgatgaaaaaatctccacaggtgtcttggcagtaatatttctccagcagaggttgtgattctggatatccccagctatgcttcctagttttcctcaagagatcatgcaagaaatatttcaagaagtttattcccttcacttggggcatgaagactccccagttaattgatcatgaagactccccagttaattgatcatgaagactccccggttaattgatcatgaagactttgatccaggttttaagttacagatttggcctatgggat containing:
- the LOC127079225 gene encoding uncharacterized protein LOC127079225; amino-acid sequence: MGLDSSQIKTFNDLGEAFIKHYKYNLDNVPDRHQLRSMQQREKETFREYAQRWHEIAAKVVPPMEEKEMTKVFLKTLDTFYYERMIASAPTDFTDMVNMGVRLEEAVREGRLVREGSSSSSGAKKYGGFMKKKEQETNAVSYNHPRRINYPYHSQHQHIAVVTPVITSAPVQVQYPQQRTNRFQQNTQYQQQHQPQQHQHQLQQRPPQQQRRTNFDPIPMSYAELYPTLITKNLVQPRPRPLVPEVLPWWYKPEVSCPFHQNAPGHDLDNCFALKLEVQKLTRAGILTFKNMGPNVKDNPMPSHGPSSVNNIEVCLNEQRVTKIEEIRRSLVEIHSVLCAHGLFQHDHHICGTCSVKSRGCRKIQDDLQGVLDQGLIQISRQVSSPESQEQEVNVIIPCFNIPEKVEIAYHPREPVVICPPGPMPYTSDKAVPYRYAATIIENGKEVEIKTLASVTNIAANSRMTRSGRVFAPPVIPSRNVEKDPVVVVPVTREAEGQTSNSTLDKETDELLRIIKLSDYKVVDQLLQTPSKISILSLLLNSAVHREALLKVLDQAFVEQDITAEQFNNVVGSITSCNGLGFRDEELPEEGKNHNFALHISANCQGDSLSNILIDTGSSLNVMPKSTLLKLKYKGGQMCHSGIIVKAFDGSRKRVIGEVDLPIGIGPHVFQITFQVMDIVPAYSCLLGRPWIHEAGAITSTLHQKLKFVKNGQIVTVNGEQAMLISHLSSFSVIEVDETAVETPFQTLTIDDHKKSEGSIASFKDAQQIVKTGPTEIWGKVIELPENVNHTGLGFVGGKQVQTSVVRPFKDIFHSVLTTRSSCSELFDFDPEVERTLHTRRRAGQASNSSPPTIESDSDSDYFHNLFDLNSEIVFDMADQRTLRQLATPNVNYNGLCIEYPEADTSFELKSGLIHLLPKFNGLAGEDPHKHLKEFQVACSTPLRPEGITEDHIKLRAFTFSLQGAAKDWIYYLDPNSVTNWNALKRVFLDRYFPASRAASIRKEICGIRQDNESLAEYWERFKKLASSYPQH